Genomic segment of Drosophila takahashii strain IR98-3 E-12201 chromosome X, DtakHiC1v2, whole genome shotgun sequence:
TGGTTCCCGAGAGGATAGAGCAGCTAAGGGATGCCATTGCGGCCCATGACTTTCAGACCTTCGCCGAGCTGACGATGAAGGATTCCAATCAGTTCCATGCCATCGCCTTGGACACGTATCCCCCATGCGTTTACATGAACGATGTATCCCATAGGATTGTTTCGTTTATCCATGACTATAACGAGATAATGGGAAGCTATCAGGCTGCCTACACCTTCGATGCCGGGCCAAATGCCTGTCTATACGTTTTGGAGGAGAATGTTCCCCATCTACTGAATGCCATTCAAAAGGTCTTTCCCAGTGGCTCAATAGAGAACACCACGTACTTGCGAGGTCTTTCGGTTCCAAAGGTTGATAACAGTCATTCACTTGAGTCTGCTAAGCAAAGCAAAATCGATTCTTTAGATATTAATGCAAGAAACGCCTTTAGATATATAATTCACACTAAAGTTGGCGAGGGACCCACAGAATTAAGCGCTGATAATAGTCTATTGTCAAATGGACTTCCGCTGGGTCACtaattttgataaattcaTAAGTTTTTCCATCTTTTTTCACTACATAAGAACTTGGTGCGCtgttactttatataaaaaaaattatttattttatttatttgtatttttataagaatTCCACTGAACAAATCATTTTCTACGATCAAATAAAAGGTTTTGAAAACTGAAATCATTTAAAGATCTGCGGCTATTGGAATGCAAATCGGTAGGTATATTCATttggaatatatttaaaggaatATAATACAAAGGCCCCTCTGTTCAGCTGGACAATAGTTTTAATGTTTTAGAAAATATGCTAATTTATTCACATGGTTAATAGGTTGCACAAAAGAGCACAGAAACTCATTTAGAAATTGTGAGCACAATGGAATGTTATTAAGTGAATGTAAAAAAACCTACAATTTCTggtgaaaaacataaataaaaaaattacatagaGTTTATTAGTAGGTCAAAAATTCCCCTTCataaagtattaaaaatccATTCAATCAAACAACTTTTTTCAACATTCTACGTTTTCTTTGCCTtgctaagaaaatatttattattctttttgttgttgtttttgatatGATATATGGCAGActtcagtttaaagtttacattttaaaagtgttcGAAGCActgctatttatttttatacaattgtATATGTAGTAGATATTAGATACGATGTAATTCATTTTTGCACAAATTACGTGAATTATGTATAAATAAGCAACAAATGAAGAGCGTAACAATTAGTAAATAAATCTTTGCAGTTGCACTGAGTTTATACtccttattaaataattaaaaataagtacatTGTATGGTCATGGTATTATAAAGGTTAACATAGTTATAAGGTAAGATTGTGGTTTCCTGGTTTCcagcataaaataaaatgcatttcaTGTAAAACAACCCCAAGGGCACATActcaaaaattagttttagttttttttacacAACGATCATTTTTCGATTTcctaatatttcatttttttgttttgtttttgttttttttttaattttatctaaCGACGAATGCAAAAAATACGAGGGAACATTCGAACTCCCAAGCCGAACCAAAGCGTAATCTAATGGTGGGGCTTCAAGTGTTCCACATAGTTCTCCGGAATGAGTCCTGTTTTTCCATTTAGTGTGCCCTGCAACCAGCCGGGCTCGTGGGAATACCGAACTACAATTAATATATGGAAATATAATTATCACACAACCCATTGATTTGCTTCTACTTACCATtggttattatttgattgggCTCAAACGAAAGCTCCCCCTCGCTCTCGCCCATGCAAGCATAGAGTGTGCGCACTcgactttaaaaaaagaagaaaattataattaaagttAGTGCTACATAAAtagtaataattataaaatccaATACTCACGCTGTGCCCGTTGACAAATCACGTTTTATTTGGTTAATGTCACGATTACGATGCATTTTGCTGGGCGGATACTCGGAACTCTCGTTGGCGGAGCCGCCGCAGCTGACGGTGGTGGCCGTGACGACCTCATCGCAGGCGGATCCGTGTCCAAGATGCGGCGACAGCGATGAGTTCTGTGACGTTAGCATGGCATAATCATTAGAGTTGCGTGCGCCCAAATGCTGGCCGTTATTGGAAGAAAGTGAATCACATACGCTGTCGTTGGAGCTCGACGTTGACGTGGGCATCAGGGGTGAgtagtgctgctgctgctgctgcttcgttTGGCCGTACGAGTGGAGGCCCCGTTGGACGGGCGGATGCTGCTGCGGCCCGCTGCCGGTGCTACCGAGAAATCTCTCCTTTCGCATCGCTGTATTTGGCGGGGAAACGTTGTTCAGACTAATCCGATTGCCTGAGGTAGCGGCGGCACCAGCGACACTAGAGCTACTGTTCGTATATAGGTGATTAGTCGACCCCGACTGGGTCACTAGGTACTCGGGATGCCGGAAATTGGTCGTGCTGCTGACGGGTATGGCATGATGCGACTGCAGCGTCACGCCGCCATTGTTGGCACCTATAATACCATAATCGGTCGCGACCTCAGCCGTGTCGTTGGGAACGTATCGCCGTGTGCCCGCCGCCGTTGTCGTTCCTACCGTCGTCTCGTTCTTCGATATTGTGTGCAGATTGTTGATGCTGCCGATGGTCGGCGAGAGTATGCCATTCAGCATATGCATGGGCGGCGACAGGGAAATGCAGCCGGCACCGCCCGAAGCATAGTTATCGCCATTCGGAATATTCTGCAGGCTGGACGACATGGTGGGCTCTGTACAATTGGATTTGCTGACCACGCGGTAGATCTTCTGCTGATTGAGGAACATCGGATTccccgccgctgccgccgccgccgcagtgCTGCTCGTACTGCCCATGGCACCAGTCGAAGCGGCCTTTCCTATTTGAGAGGCACGCGGCATTCGCGTGGGTGGACTGCTGCGTGCGGGATACATAATGCTCGGCGCCTTGGCGGCCTCCACAGGCAGCTTTACATCGGCGCTGGGCTTGTTCTTGAAGATCCGCTCGTAGTTATCAATCAGAATGTTAATGACGATATTGTTGAATTTAATATCCAGTATGGCGGCCACCGATTCCTCGCGAGGTCGCAGCAAAGTGGGTCCGAAAACCACGCCCAGATTGAATACGGACATCTTGTTCTTCTCGTACTTTCGTGAAACGCtgtgaatataaatataaaatgagaTAATGTATGGAGACATCTATAGAAATACCTACTCTGTCAAATGGCAAATAACCATGTCCAGCATCTGAAAATTAGGCTGTGGCAATTTGTAGACCAGCTTGTGCACCTCGTTCACGCGTTGATTCAGGGTTTCTTGCTCTAAAAATAgagtttacatttttgtaatatttttagagaTTGTAATAacccaattaaaaacttactgGCTGCCTCAATAAAATCACTGTGGTATTGATAGGTCATCAAGGGCTCATTTAGATTTCGCAGATACATTTTCAGGGCACTGGCAATGGTGTTGCTCTCCATTAAATCCCGGTACTTGTCGTCCACGAAGACGTCGTCGGTTTCCTTTTGATTCAGGCCCAGCGAGAGCAGCTTGCTGATTTTGGTACCCACACCGCTCTTCCGGTAAATCCCCTCGTCCTCCAGACCACGGATCTCTAATACTTGAATGCAGCGGCGGATGAACATGAAGCCGGCCTCATCCAGATGGTATGCCTCGCTGACTTTGATTTTACCAGGCGCCAGATAAGTCTGTATATAGAaaagataataatattaagGATTTAAACCAAAATAGAGTTATAGAGGGTAGATTTACCGGCTCCGTGCCATCCATAGCGCTAATCCAGTAGCGATGATCCTTTTCGCTTAGCGCCTGAAAGGTATAGACGACGCCCGGCTTCTCCTTGAAGGTCAAATCGAAGCAGAAGCGCTTCTCGAACTCCGAGGCTCTTCGCTGGCACGAGAAGAGCGTCAGCTTCTCGTCATCGCGTGCCTCCGGCCTGGTGAAATTGtgattcatttgattgaaCTGCAGCATCGTGAACTCGCGCTTTTGCTTCTTGAATGTACAATAGTATTTCGTCCACGTCGCTTTGAATGGCTCTAAAAGGGAGATTTTCAGAATGGAACCTATAATTCGTTCGCAATGGAAAAATTAGTCGATGGCAGtgaattttgttattattactattattattttgtaattagaTTTTACGGTAACTACgggaatttatatatattatataagaTAATCAAAATGATAagtgtaataataaataaaaaatcgctGCATTTTAGGCAGTGCTATCCTATAAATGTGAATGTAGAATGTAGTTCAAAACACGTACttttttccattaaaaatagGTAGCCCCGCTTTGTGAAAATCTCCTCGGGCTTCTGTGGATAATAGGATGTGTtaaaaaatgatataatatatttaatttattctaaCTTACTGTGCGTTTTTCCATGTACTTTGTTTTCAACTCAGTAACCTTTTCGCGAGCCTCTTCGAAATTTTCGCGAGTCTGAAAGAGACAGAATATATTAGGAAAACCATTCacatacaaattatgattatattattattatatcattattataatattattttattatttttatatggtTTACTTACCTTCTGCACCTTGTGCCTCAAATCCTGCAGGTAGTCGCGATGATCTTCCGCCTGTTCGTGGGCTGTGTGATAGAACACCAACCAGCCAGAAATAAATGCGAGCAGTATCTCGACGAACTCGAATTTGATTCGTTCCTGCACTTCCTGTATCCGCAGGACATAGCTCAGCGACTCCTGGATATACTCGCGTTCGTGCATGCCCAAGCTAGCATCAGCCTACAAAAGAGAAATAATAGTATATTAATGTTATTATCATTAAAAAGTGTCACTTGAAAAATGTGCTTTCTTAGGCTAGAGAAACCCTGAACCCAGAATATCTCGACGATAGAGTCCATAACTTGAATAATTCATCAAAGTTGtagcaataaaaatgtttgaggAATCGGAAATCAGATTCTTTCTACGAATCAAAGCGAGACGAAAGCTTCCACAAATGCTCTTCTTACACTAGActtcagaaattaaaaattcaaatgtaCAGAACTTTGGTGAGACAACATATGGTTTTTGTGTATCGTATCGAAGCGTAGTGATTTCTTatgaattttcaaaaggaGATTTTACCTGACCCACATTCGGTTTGTGTTcggttatttatataaattcctaagaaattgCATTCGCAATCTTTTGTTTGTGGCATTGttgtatacaaaatatatatcttcatttaaacaattagttttagttttgtgGTAGGCATATTGGCGAATTTCAAACACTTACCTCCTGTATTGTGTTCTCGGGCTTTTTAGTTGACATATTGAGAAAACGCTCCTGCGACTGACAGAATTTCTCCGTTTTCTTATcgaatttctttttgttttctttgacGCCGCCAATTTGCTTTTTTCGAAAATCCTCCAGCGACTCAATAATATGTTTGTCAGCGAGCGTTAGCTAAGTGATAAATTTGTCAGATAAAAACCTGGGTTTCTGTACTTTTTGAGCTCTTTCGATGGATCCTTTGACTTACCATTTTCTCGCGCTCATCTTCGATATTGCCAATGATAGCACCAAAGCGTTTTAGGCTTTCGCAAATGACATTCTCGTCGTCGGTCTGAGCAGTGCCTATGCACTCAAAGTTAAAGTCGGTAAGTAAAATGGCCAATTGTTTCATTCTAGTGGACAGcactgaaaaaatatcaattgcaatttgattaaaataaatatgatgaaataaatatcaaacaaaaatGGGAGTTAATCCTTcattttaatcatttaatttgtagttttaaggaaaaataatataaatatcaattgcaatttgataaataaatatcataaaataaatatcaaataaaaatgggaGTTAATCCTTCgttttaatcatttaatttatagttttaaggataaataatataaatatcaattgcaatttgataaataaatatctaataaAAATGGGAGGTAATCCTTcattttaatcatttaatgTGTAGTTTTAATGAAAATGATATAGTCTTATAATCATACCATATAATCATATAatgttaataattaataataaagtttTAAGATGAAGATTCGGGTTTTCGAAACCCAGTTACCTAACCATAGGTAGCTACGCATTATATATTCTCACGTCTAGTTACTAATTACTAGTTAATTAATCAAGTTATCATATTTTTAGTCTCTATTGTTgtacacaaatattttataccttgCTACAAATGAACATTAAAACTATTAGttttttccccccttttcgAATAAACTTTTATACTCACTCTTTGCCGCACTCATTAGATCCTTGACCTCTTTGATTATTCGTTTTATTTGATGACTAGTGTGGTCCAGCTCCTTTTCATGTCGGTTTAGATTTTCGCGAAAGTCCGGACTGTCGACGATGCATTCCTCGAACTCCAGTGGCTCCAAGCCGCGGCGTATATTTTTGCCGCCGCCCATTGTGTTTGCTTTtggtttcaaaaatattgaagaTTTTCGGGCCCAGCTGCTTTAGGTTATTTCAGGCTGCGTTCTTCCGCGGTGGCTAATGTATGGTGTATATTTGTATTCAGGCGTTGAAGCTGTGGTGTTTGAAACATTTACAGGAAGAGTGGCTCTGGctccttttaaatatttacgttTCAATGTAAATACTGTTTTTCAGTAGGTGGACGATGCATATTGAAATATTCCTGTGGATAAAACTAATATgagaaaatgtttctttgtttattatttaaaaaaaaaaacttctctACCTATACTATTCACTATAATTATTGGGAATTTAAGACAGTTTGATCCTTattctttatatttaatattacggATCACTGATGATTAATGGCTGTCAATCAACAATTAACGATTTCTTGTTTATGTTATAGGtcgatttatttttggattctgATTATGGCGAGCTGAGAGGGAATATGATTTAAGGGCGGATCCCATATGAAATACTATCGAAGATTATATAAGGAGATTAATAAGACCGATGCGCTTGGATAAAACTTGGGTAGTCAGCGACTAACTTTCATCGAGTGCGGACGACGCCTGGTTCGTTCTTATCGCTATCGCTATATGCCGAAAAACACCCACACTCTCGTAAACCCCACCTTATCTCTTCCGCTTATAAGAAGCTTCGTCTACCAAAAACAAGTCTAAATACTTTCCTATCACAATCAAACTAGCCACCAGGCTGATAAGTCCCCCGACCAttacataaatacaaaaaccgACTTTGCAAATTGAGATAATTTCGTCGTTTCAcatgaaaaatacattttaaaatagataGGGGGTTTTAATTTGAAGGAAATTAATACAAACTCCTATCACATGTTGATAATACAGACCCTCTATAAAGAGAGACCACCTGTAGCTTCCCAAGTATTcgcaaatattattataatattccaCTTCTTGGGATTCCATCACACTATACTATCGCTATCTTTACTATACATTTCGATTTCAGTTTTAGTGATCCTAACTTTTCAAGGCTTAAAAATCACTTGAGCATTCCGCCTTATTATTTATCTTATCGCGCTCCTTAGTTAGGATCAATGTGCACATATCTACATATGTACACATATTGTTGCCAAGTATGTTGCGtacatttcttatttaaaaataactttagtTTATGTTCGCTTAATGATAAATAACTCATTGCCGCACTTTACAACACTGTTTTTATGGTGGGCGGGGGCGGGGGAGTCTGTATCAAGAGgcgttttttcttctttttttttgcataaactTGTTAAATTTCGATGTACATATGTAAACATTCGTTGGAAAACAGGTTGCGAGGCCACTGGCACTATGATTCGGATGGATATTGGATGGAATTCCCGGGCGGAGAAAAGTCAACTGCAGCACTAAATCCTTTGTTTATTCCGCACACATGTATTTgtttaaagaaaactaaataatatatatacatgcATGCATGCACATACGTAGATACACACCAGCACACGCACATATGCatgtgcatatatatatacatatgcagtggaatcacaaaatcacaaataaataaatcaaatcaaatcctCAAATGCACCGTTCATCGGGTCGACATCCTCGCAAAAACACTCTGCACGGGGGGAAAATGACTTTAGCCCATCGGAATTCCGAATTcctattccgattccgattgcgATTCCAAATCCGAATTCACttgggcaaaacaaaaataaatgctcTTAGTTACGAGACCGTCCCGTCGGTagtttttcgctttttcgcGTACCGCAAACGCAAACGCGCACACACATTTGTGTATTTGTACCGTGTTAAAATTACTCACAGAGTAAACATTAGTGTATGAGTAATTTCCCAATATCTAATGTCGCCCTGCTCGAATAACGCCAGTCGACCGCGTCGCGCTTTGCGGATTTCCAGCGGATATTATTCAGCATCAATATCAATTGCACATTTCACTCAATTGTATTCTAAATGCAccacaatatatatattactttGGCTGTTAAATCTTcgattagaaaaaaaaaaattaatgtaggTCTGATAAAAATACACAAGTTATCTGAACGTGCTGTTAGGCATATAAAGTGTGCTGTTAGGCGCATCTAATAGCCGGTCTCCACCTGGCCACATCCACTGTCGATGTGCGTAAGCTTTTGCAATGAAATGTTAAGGATTagagattattatttaattaattaatttaatattctgTTGGTTTAAAAAAGGTTGCCAAAGCAGATTTTACAAGCTTTGAGGAGAGCGTACTAAGTCAGCAAACTTAAGTACAAACAATAtgtcttaaatatattttaaccaaaaaaaaccaatatacatatgtacaataAAAGTTATTACAATATGTACGTAAAAGTTATTTGAGACTACTGCAAtactttgttttaaacgtaaaaaataacaatcttACTTTTGTAACAACAGAAAATCTTGAaagcaaataatttattacgTGTCCATGTCTATAAACAGCACAAAAACATTATATAGTAAACTAGagctaattaaataaaatatattaattaagaaCTTTCGTAATAAACTTCAGTCTTTTTCagctttataataaataaatacgttaattaaaattccagaCATTCAGCAAGAAAGCGTTCTGTGGGAATAGCCTATAAGTCAACCGACAGCCCAACTATCGAGTGTTAACATTTCACTCAAGACCGTGCTCTGCTGTTAACGCGTCACTGTTAACTTAACAGAAAACATCGATGACGCCAATCGATATTTCTCCATCGGCTAACCGGCTCGTTTTTTGATgaattattgaaatatattatataaggATAAATAAGGATGATGCGGAgtgttatcaatcaaatgctgGGCCTCAGGTGGGTACGGAATTCACAGCCTCAAAAGCTTCTACTTACACACTTTGATTTCCCCCCGCAGGCTTAGTACGACAGGCTGCAGTGTGACGATTAACCAGGTGCGCGAAAAGGGCCACCTGAGCAGACCGCGACTCCGGAATCCCCAGTGGTTTCTGCGCAAGGAGGTCACCGTATGTAGCTTCTACACATTATATCCTATTCCTTATAATCAAAAGTTTCCCTGCGACAGAAATACGATGACCTGATGACAGCGGAAAACAAGCAGTTTGTCAATGAATTGGGCAGTGATAACTTTGGCGTTCCCGCTCTGAAAAAGGAGACTCTGGTCAGGACCAAGGAATCCTCAGCAAATGAGGCGGCCGTTTGGACGCCGAGCATCCGGAGGTGCGGCCTTATAGCCCGCAAAATAGGCCAGTATCCGCTGTGGCTGAAGAACGGCGAGCGGATTCGCACCACGCTGCTGCAGATTG
This window contains:
- the Graf gene encoding rho GTPase-activating protein Graf isoform X1; translation: MGGGKNIRRGLEPLEFEECIVDSPDFRENLNRHEKELDHTSHQIKRIIKEVKDLMSAAKMLSTRMKQLAILLTDFNFECIGTAQTDDENVICESLKRFGAIIGNIEDEREKMLTLADKHIIESLEDFRKKQIGGVKENKKKFDKKTEKFCQSQERFLNMSTKKPENTIQEADASLGMHEREYIQESLSYVLRIQEVQERIKFEFVEILLAFISGWLVFYHTAHEQAEDHRDYLQDLRHKVQKTRENFEEAREKVTELKTKYMEKRTKPEEIFTKRGYLFLMEKSSILKISLLEPFKATWTKYYCTFKKQKREFTMLQFNQMNHNFTRPEARDDEKLTLFSCQRRASEFEKRFCFDLTFKEKPGVVYTFQALSEKDHRYWISAMDGTEPTYLAPGKIKVSEAYHLDEAGFMFIRRCIQVLEIRGLEDEGIYRKSGVGTKISKLLSLGLNQKETDDVFVDDKYRDLMESNTIASALKMYLRNLNEPLMTYQYHSDFIEAAKQETLNQRVNEVHKLVYKLPQPNFQMLDMVICHLTDVSRKYEKNKMSVFNLGVVFGPTLLRPREESVAAILDIKFNNIVINILIDNYERIFKNKPSADVKLPVEAAKAPSIMYPARSSPPTRMPRASQIGKAASTGAMGSTSSTAAAAAAAGNPMFLNQQKIYRVVSKSNCTEPTMSSSLQNIPNGDNYASGGAGCISLSPPMHMLNGILSPTIGSINNLHTISKNETTVGTTTAAGTRRYVPNDTAEVATDYGIIGANNGGVTLQSHHAIPVSSTTNFRHPEYLVTQSGSTNHLYTNSSSSVAGAAATSGNRISLNNVSPPNTAMRKERFLGSTGSGPQQHPPVQRGLHSYGQTKQQQQQHYSPLMPTSTSSSNDSVCDSLSSNNGQHLGARNSNDYAMLTSQNSSLSPHLGHGSACDEVVTATTVSCGGSANESSEYPPSKMHRNRDINQIKRDLSTGTARVRTLYACMGESEGELSFEPNQIITNVRYSHEPGWLQGTLNGKTGLIPENYVEHLKPHH
- the Graf gene encoding rho GTPase-activating protein Graf isoform X3, translated to MGGGKNIRRGLEPLEFEECIVDSPDFRENLNRHEKELDHTSHQIKRIIKEVKDLMSAAKMLSTRMKQLAILLTDFNFECIGTAQTDDENVICESLKRFGAIIGNIEDEREKMLTLADKHIIESLEDFRKKQIGGVKENKKKFDKKTEKFCQSQERFLNMSTKKPENTIQEADASLGMHEREYIQESLSYVLRIQEVQERIKFEFVEILLAFISGWLVFYHTAHEQAEDHRDYLQDLRHKVQKTRENFEEAREKVTELKTKYMEKRTKPEEIFTKRGYLFLMEKSSILKISLLEPFKATWTKYYCTFKKQKREFTMLQFNQMNHNFTRPEARDDEKLTLFSCQRRASEFEKRFCFDLTFKEKPGVVYTFQALSEKDHRYWISAMDGTEPTYLAPGKIKVSEAYHLDEAGFMFIRRCIQVLEIRGLEDEGIYRKSGVGTKISKLLSLGLNQKETDDVFVDDKYRDLMESNTIASALKMYLRNLNEPLMTYQYHSDFIEAAKQETLNQRVNEVHKLVYKLPQPNFQMLDMVICHLTDVSRKYEKNKMSVFNLGVVFGPTLLRPREESVAAILDIKFNNIVINILIDNYERIFKNKPSADVKLPVEAAKAPSIMYPARSSPPTRMPRASQIGKAASTGAMGSTSSTAAAAAAAGNPMFLNQQKIYRVVSKSNCTEPTMSSSLQNIPNGDNYASGGAGCISLSPPMHMLNGILSPTIGSINNLHTISKNETTVGTTTAAGTRRYVPNDTAEVATDYGIIGANNGGVTLQSHHAIPVSSTTNFRHPEYLVTQSGSTNHLYTNSSSSVAGAAATSGNRISLNNVSPPNTAMRKERFLGSTGSGPQQHPPVQRGLHSYGQTKQQQQQHYSPLMPTSTSSSNDSNSSLSPHLGHGSACDEVVTATTVSCGGSANESSEYPPSKMHRNRDINQIKRDLSTGTARVRTLYACMGESEGELSFEPNQIITNVRYSHEPGWLQGTLNGKTGLIPENYVEHLKPHH
- the Graf gene encoding rho GTPase-activating protein Graf isoform X4, translated to MHEREYIQESLSYVLRIQEVQERIKFEFVEILLAFISGWLVFYHTAHEQAEDHRDYLQDLRHKVQKTRENFEEAREKVTELKTKYMEKRTKPEEIFTKRGYLFLMEKSSILKISLLEPFKATWTKYYCTFKKQKREFTMLQFNQMNHNFTRPEARDDEKLTLFSCQRRASEFEKRFCFDLTFKEKPGVVYTFQALSEKDHRYWISAMDGTEPTYLAPGKIKVSEAYHLDEAGFMFIRRCIQVLEIRGLEDEGIYRKSGVGTKISKLLSLGLNQKETDDVFVDDKYRDLMESNTIASALKMYLRNLNEPLMTYQYHSDFIEAAKQETLNQRVNEVHKLVYKLPQPNFQMLDMVICHLTDVSRKYEKNKMSVFNLGVVFGPTLLRPREESVAAILDIKFNNIVINILIDNYERIFKNKPSADVKLPVEAAKAPSIMYPARSSPPTRMPRASQIGKAASTGAMGSTSSTAAAAAAAGNPMFLNQQKIYRVVSKSNCTEPTMSSSLQNIPNGDNYASGGAGCISLSPPMHMLNGILSPTIGSINNLHTISKNETTVGTTTAAGTRRYVPNDTAEVATDYGIIGANNGGVTLQSHHAIPVSSTTNFRHPEYLVTQSGSTNHLYTNSSSSVAGAAATSGNRISLNNVSPPNTAMRKERFLGSTGSGPQQHPPVQRGLHSYGQTKQQQQQHYSPLMPTSTSSSNDSVCDSLSSNNGQHLGARNSNDYAMLTSQNSSLSPHLGHGSACDEVVTATTVSCGGSANESSEYPPSKMHRNRDINQIKRDLSTGTARVRTLYACMGESEGELSFEPNQIITNVRYSHEPGWLQGTLNGKTGLIPENYVEHLKPHH
- the Graf gene encoding rho GTPase-activating protein Graf isoform X2 — translated: MGGGKNIRRGLEPLEFEECIVDSPDFRENLNRHEKELDHTSHQIKRIIKEVKDLMSAAKMLSTRMKQLAILLTDFNFECIGTAQTDDENVICESLKRFGAIIGNIEDEREKMLTLADKHIIESLEDFRKKQIGGVKENKKKFDKKTEKFCQSQERFLNMSTKKPENTIQEADASLGMHEREYIQESLSYVLRIQEVQERIKFEFVEILLAFISGWLVFYHTAHEQAEDHRDYLQDLRHKVQKTRENFEEAREKVTELKTKYMEKRTKPEEIFTKRGYLFLMEKKPFKATWTKYYCTFKKQKREFTMLQFNQMNHNFTRPEARDDEKLTLFSCQRRASEFEKRFCFDLTFKEKPGVVYTFQALSEKDHRYWISAMDGTEPTYLAPGKIKVSEAYHLDEAGFMFIRRCIQVLEIRGLEDEGIYRKSGVGTKISKLLSLGLNQKETDDVFVDDKYRDLMESNTIASALKMYLRNLNEPLMTYQYHSDFIEAAKQETLNQRVNEVHKLVYKLPQPNFQMLDMVICHLTDVSRKYEKNKMSVFNLGVVFGPTLLRPREESVAAILDIKFNNIVINILIDNYERIFKNKPSADVKLPVEAAKAPSIMYPARSSPPTRMPRASQIGKAASTGAMGSTSSTAAAAAAAGNPMFLNQQKIYRVVSKSNCTEPTMSSSLQNIPNGDNYASGGAGCISLSPPMHMLNGILSPTIGSINNLHTISKNETTVGTTTAAGTRRYVPNDTAEVATDYGIIGANNGGVTLQSHHAIPVSSTTNFRHPEYLVTQSGSTNHLYTNSSSSVAGAAATSGNRISLNNVSPPNTAMRKERFLGSTGSGPQQHPPVQRGLHSYGQTKQQQQQHYSPLMPTSTSSSNDSVCDSLSSNNGQHLGARNSNDYAMLTSQNSSLSPHLGHGSACDEVVTATTVSCGGSANESSEYPPSKMHRNRDINQIKRDLSTGTARVRTLYACMGESEGELSFEPNQIITNVRYSHEPGWLQGTLNGKTGLIPENYVEHLKPHH